The genomic segment GCCTGCACCGGAATTCTGGGGACAGTCCAGAGGTGCAGGTGGGCTACCAGATTATTTTCTAACGGTGAAACTCAAGTCAAAACGAAAGTCAGTTGTTTTTTTCAGCGAAAATTTAACTTCTATGATTATTAATGTTGAATGCACGGTATGCTTTGGTGTGAGTTGTCATTCAGTAGAGACTGTAGTTTAGTCCAACTTCTTTTAGTGTTGAGCTAAATTCTTGGTTTGATTTAAGATATTCTGTAGGCGGAAGTCCTGTAAATTGAGCGGACAGCATAATGAGTCGTAGTAGAGAAAAATCTGTAAAGTTTATCAATGTAAGATAGTGAGACTTTCTATCCTCGGCGGAGAACTCATTGGCGTCGCTTAATTTTTCGGAAGTGAGCTTTACGATGTTGTAAAAAATCCTTGTGAGGCCATAAATTTGGTCGGTCGGATCAGCCGCCTCTAAGTATGCGTTGACAATGTCCAAATCAAAGCTTTCTCTCAAGCGTTCCACTTCTGTTTCAATAACGATAACCGCTTCAACTCCCATTTTTTTGGAAATGGCTTGATATGATATATCGTTAACTTTTAAAGAGCTGAATAATTCTCTTTGAGAAGCGATCATGTGGAATAGCTGGGTTTCAAATGATCGCAGCTTTTCAGTCTTTCTAGTGTTTTTTACTTCCTCTCTCAAACCTATGTTCGCTTCATTCTGGAGGCTGAGAGATTTTATGATGAATAACAGCGACATGAAGCTTAAAATAGGGTTGATTAAGCCGCCTACAAAGTCTCCTAGCTGTCCCCATGCTTCTGGCTCATCTGAGATTACATAGCTCAACTTTACGTAAAAATTAAGCACGTATGACAAGCAGACGATTGCAATAAGGGTGATCGCGATGAAGATGTATCTATTGGTCTTCATGGAGTCCGGCTACTACATATTTAACGACCTTGTCGTCAAAGCGTTTAATGGGATATACCTCGATTTCCAAATATTTCCAACGTTCTATCTCAATTCCATTGTTATAGTCTAGATTTTCTGAGAATCTTTTTTTGGTGGCAAATCTAACTTCCCTGTAGACTTTTTCGAAGCCGAATGCGATGGTCTCTTCTTCGTCCTGAATTTGTAAACGTCCATTTCCGGTATTAGTGTTGAATCGTCGTACGGCTGCGATGATAGTTTCTCGAACATCCGAGCGTACGGCCTCCAATGCGTGTGCCGTGGTTTCGTCAAATTCGGCAATCAATATTTTTTGTACTGAGTTTTTTCTAAAGTTAACCTTGACGTCATATCCGAATTTTTTCGAAACTTCATGTGCGTCTTTCATGATTGAAGTTCGTAGTTGTCTGACAAGCCTTTCAGCATTATCACCGAGACTCTCAACTATTTTTTCCGCTTTTGCGGATAGTTCCTTAGTTTCTAAGTCTAGAGCTTCGTTCATAAAAAAGCCCATCAGCTCTGCGAAAGCCGTATTGCCAATTTTTCGATATTCCTTTTTTAGCTCTTCATCAGAAATGTTCAAGCTGAAGATTTGACCGTAAGAACCCTCGAACGTTTTTTTTAGCATTGTCCGAACGTTGCTCTTACTGTTTTTACGCTGGGGAACATTGCCAGTGAGCAGCGTTTCCGCAATGGTTCTTGTCGCGTCAGAAACACCTTGTAAGGTGTCAAGGCCGGTTTTCATATCTACTTCGTAGTCAGGTGTCTCAATTACGACGTCGAAATTTATTGCCATGATGCAGTTGTCCTCAGGTGCCAGCAATGCTCACATTGCCCCTAGCTAAAATCCCGTCCTTGGAAGCCTCCATGCCAGCTGTGGATCTCGGCAACCTCAGAAAATAATGGCGCTAGGCCATCTTTTCATAGTTATACTTTAAACTTTACGTTAGCGCACGTCCGTTTTTAGATTTTCCTCACAGCTTCAAACCCGTCGCTATGGTGGGCAGCTTCGATATAGCGTCAAACTTCTGTTTTGTGGACGCACCCTTCGAATAAACATCATGGGTAACTGATCCCGTCTCATGACCTACCAATTCTTTCGCCAGTGCGTCTGGCACGTCTGCCCTGATTAGCTCGGTCACAACTGTGTGCCGGAAACTGTGAAAGACATGCAGTCTGCTGAACCCTGCCGCTGTACGTAACCTGCCAAATGCTTTGGAGATTGCGTGCGACCGCTTGCCATACTTATCTGCTGACTCTGCGGGGATGAGGAAGGTATCTGTGCTGTCCTTACGGAGTCGATCCACAGCGGCCAACAGGCTTGGATGAATCGGTACCACACGCTTACTCGCCTTGCTTTTGCTCTTGGGGAAGTCAAAACACTGGACACCATCGACGGTAATCACGCTGTCCGTGGTCAGTCTGCAAAGCTCTTCAATCCTGGCCCCCGTGTACCAGCCCAAAGCAATCAAATCTGCAAGCGGCTGATCATCATTATCCAGCGCTGCACGTTGCAGCTTGAGTGTGTCAGCCTTCGTGTAGATTTCCCTATCCTTACCCGCTGTCTCCGCACCCCACCTTGCGGTATGTCGTGCCCGAGAAATGGGTTCACCTTGTCCTTGTACTCTTCCCGCCATTCGGCGTCGTATTTGGTCGCCCACTTCCAGAAAGCAGTGCCAGCCATGAGGTATTGACTCAGTGTTGCTGGTGACCGATCCAAAGAGTTGAGCCACTTGTCCACCGTGTCGAAGTTGAGAGGAAGCTCCTCACGCTTTAGGAAGGCAGACAACCGTTCCATTTTGCCCACTTGCTGATCGACATGCTTAGGGGCACCGCCACGGCTTTCCCTGAATTCACGATATGTTTTCAGCCGACCCGTTGTGATAGGCGACCTAGGTTTGTGTGCCTTGGGATCATTGAGTATCAGTCGTGCCTCTACCTGCTCTGTCGGAGAGAGGTCGTGCATTTTTCCGAACCGTCTAACCATGATTGCCGAAGCTATTTCTTTGGCAAAACCAATCTTGGCTATCTGACCGTCTATACCCGTCTTGTTAAAGACCTCTCCAGCTTCATCCCGACGTGAGTCCAGCTCTGGTATGCGGTTGTACGGTATTACCGAGCTTTCGATTGGAAAGGGCACGGCGCTGATTTGGCCTTCTTCACCGAGAACCACTTCGATTTTCAGTTCACGTACTTTTCGTGCAAGTTCGTTCGCTGCTGAAGCTACCGGATCTTTCCAAGCGTCACCTCTCTCGGCTCGTTTTCCTCTTGCTTGTGCAATCGCTGCCTTCCACTCAGCTAAAATCGCAAGTCGTCGCTCCATCGCTTCGCTGCGTAACCCTGTTTGCAAGGAGCGAATGAGCACAGTCCTCCCACCCATAGCTGCACGTACATCGCTAGGGACGGCCAGCCGGACATACCAAGTGGATTCGCCTTTCTTCTGGATCAGATTGTCAGCCATATGGGCACGCTGGAGGTGGGGGAATACAGCCGAGTGTATTACTCAGTTGTACTACTCGCCACGCCGAAACCATTGAATTACGGGCCTTCAAGGGCGGGAGGTGCTATAAATTCGAATCTCTCCTTCACCGCCACATTCACTAAACACAACCCCATGATTTTCCTAGAGAAAGTCGGGGGTTTGTGGTTTTTGGTGTCTGGAAAAGAGGGGGATGGGAACAATATGGGAATACCGGTCAATTCTTTCAGCCGTTTTTAGAGTTGAAAACTGAGACGTCTGGAGAATGTTTCCGTACAAATCCAGGGCGATGGTGATCAGCGACCATAATCTGATTTTCCCTTTTGCCGATTTCATACAACTGCAGCATTGTATGGCGTCTGTTACACGCCTCCATTTCCGTCTTTCACCATCCCTGATGTAAGCTCGCTGCTCGTGATAAGCACGGCTGGATGAGAAAACCATGGATTGCTTTGAAAGCCCTGCTTCAGGAATTGTTCTCAATGAACTCTCCTGAACCCAAACCCCTGCAAGCCCTTAATCCAGACAGTAAATACAAAAGCCTTGGGACATTGTCCAGAACGGTTATCGCGACTGCCTTGTTAGTGGCGGCTGTTTCGGGTGCTGCTCTTTTCATGTCCGGCTCGGGTTTCTTTGCCGCGCCTCAAGGCGACTCCGTCAGCAGTGCCGAGCAACAGGCGCGCATCGCCGCCCTCAACGCGCTGGGCGCATTGTCGCTGGCCATCGTTCCTGCCGCTGATGTGCCCGCCGCACTGCAGAGCATGCATCTCGACCCGTCGGCAACGGCGGCTCTGGTAACGGAGCTTGCCCCGCATTTGCCAGTGGCTCCTGGAAACACGCCCTCGGCCAATGTCCAGCAAGTACCTGGCGGCGCAGTCCCCGACAGCAGTGCACTGCTGTCTCCCGCCACCGAGCCATCCATCCGTTTTGCCTGGGTCACCTTATGGGACTCTGATGTGGAGGACGGTGATGCCGTGCGTATCCAGAGCGGTGGTTATTTGAGGACTGTCATGCTGACCAAACAGGGCATCACCTTTGCCATACCCGTTCCCGCCGATGGAAAAATAGCCCTGACAGGTGTCCAGGATGGCGACGGTGGTGGTATCACCGTCGGCTTGGGATCAGGTGGCGTCAAGGCCGTCCTGCCGATCATGAGCGTTGGTCAGATACTCACCTTGAACGTCAAGGCCAACTGATGCGTTGGCTGAGTTCGCTGGCGATACGGCTGGGGCCGATCGCATTTGTCGTGATGACGCTTGTGGTTGTCGCGCAATTCTGGATGCAACATCACCCCAACAGTACCGATATCGGTCAGTACGGGCAGGATGTCGCTGATTTTCTGCATGCGCATGCCTGGACCCTGCTCGCGTTTGCGGGTGTTTTCTGGCTGGTCACGTTTGCAGGGCTATTCCATGAGCAAGAACGCCGCAAAAGCCCTAATGTCAGCAAAGGAAATCGGATCATGGATGCACTGGACAGGCTCACAAATCGCCAATCGCTGGAACAGAAGCTGGCTCGGGAACCCGAGTCCGTGGTCATCGACTCGGAAAAGCTGGCTGCAGCGCTCAAGAGCAAGGTCATTGGCCAGGACGCGGTCTGTGACGACATGGCCGCTCAGATCAGGCGGCGCCTCGCGCTCAAACAGCGCAACAAGCCTGTCGGCGTTTTCATCCTGGCCGGGCCACCGGGGACCGGTAAAACCTACCTCGCCAAATGCCTGGCAACCGAGTTGCAACGCAATCTGTTGCACTTCGACATGACCCAGTTCTCCAGTGGTGCGCATGCCGCCACGCAACTGTTTGGTGCATCCAAAGGCTATGTCGGCTCCAATACCTACGGAAAATTGACTGCTGCGTTGCGCGATACGCCGGATGCCGTGGTGCTGTTGGATGAAATAGAGAAGGCGCACCCGGATATTCACAAGAATTTCCTGACGGCCTGGAACGATGGGTTCGTGACCGAGGCCTCCGACGGTCGACAGATTTCGACGGCCAACGCCATTTTCATCATGACCACGAATGCCGCTACCGATGCCCTGCAGTCGCTGGGTGTCACTTTCGCCAACGATGCCGATGAGTTGCGTCGTGCCTCGACCAATGCGCTGCGCGAAGTGGGTTTTGCGCCGGAAGTGTTGAACCGTATCGACCGGATCTTTGTGTTCAGGTCGCTTTGCGGTCTGGATGTCGCTCGTGTCACCGCGCTTGCAATCGAAGCCATGATCCAGAGCTATGGACTGGAGGTCGCAGCCGGTGGTATCGACTCGGATATCCTTGTCGACATGATGCGTCGCCAGCAACGGCTGGGGAGTGGTGCATCGTCACGCGATCTGCTGCGAGCGGTTGAAGAGTCGATTGCCGACACGCTGATCGACGCTCGAGAACAAGGCCACACGAAAGTGGTGTTGCTCTCGGTTGATGGTTACGTTATCGCCAAACCCGAACTATGAATCCAGTGTTGAATGATGGCAAAGCTGTGTTCAAGTCGCTGTGGGCTCGTGCTCCCTGGTGGCGTACTTGCCTGATGGCTGCGACGTTACTGTCGACGGCGGTGGTGCTTTTTCCTCCGTCCATGGGCACGACGAATCGAAATGCGTCGCGCACGCTACCCGAACAGGTGGCTTATCAACCGCAGCGCAACCCGACGAGCCCGCATTCTCAACAGGGCAGGGCTACGCCATCCACCGCCAATATTTCTCTCGCGACTCCCGGCGCTGCGTCCCCCCAGGATCCATCAGGCCTGGACAGAGCCTTGATTGGCCGTACCTATACCGGGACGGTCAAGGTGGATGGGTATGAAGTGCCGCTTCCGGCCGGGCAGTGGGCCATGCTTGCCAATAGCTCTGTTCGTACGCTCAAGGCATCCGGCATGGCTTACTTTTTTGGACGCATCGAGAAAAAGCGCCTGGTCGGTGTTGTTCAGATCATCGGGTTGAAAAGCAATGAGCGTCCCGGTGATGGGTTCAAGCAAGCCAATGGATGTGTGGCTGGCAATCCGGACCTGAATTATGTGTTCATCGAATCGATAACGCCTTTTGAACATCAAGGGTGCTGGAGCATGACGAACATCTATACCCCGCCCTACCTGCAATGGGCTGATCCGGCAATCAAGATTTCCTTCCTGGATCGCGCAGCAGCGGGGGACATGGCTGCGAAGGGGGTGACCTATCCGCAGGACTTTATGGTGCTGAGATTCTTTCGTGCGGAAAAGTGGGGGCTGCTTGAGGCCAGCTATTGGTTCAGTCCGGAACTGGAGGGAATTGCCTCCAGCAGTGTGCTGTCTTTTCGCGAAGCTGACTGGCAGGTGAGGAATATTTCCCGCTTTCCCGAAAAGTTGGCCTACGCAGGCAAGCTGAAAAAATGGGGCGCCGCGTTTTGGCCAACATTTCAGCAAGCTTTTGCAACAGGCCGCCCGTTGTAACTTGCAGGCTGAGCCCCGAGTCGCTCCGGATTTACGGAGTGGCCCCGTGTAGTCATGCCTCAGACCTCTCTTCCCTTACCTGTTTTATCTCGTTTTTCTTGAAGTCATGCCATACGTCATGTTCGAACCTGGTCATTGAGCAAATATTTTTTTGCAAGAGGCTAACGGAAAACAAGCTGCCGATGTCGTCAGCTTTGTCGCCGTTTTGAATTCTGGCGTCCTCGCTTCCGTTAGCGATTGCCGAAGTGCGTGAACGAATGCTTTTGAATTCTTTATAAACTTTTTCGTAGGGAGTGGTTAGCTCCACCGTTAGCGTGTCTTTATTCCTGTAACCGCTATAAATTGGAATGATGGAAAACCCTTCATCAACATTTGAGTCATGATCCTGCAGACTGCCGATGCTTTGTACGCAGCCGATGTAAACTTTTCGATCTTCCATGCTGAACATGTAAAGGTGCTTTTCTGAAAGAGAGTGAAGCAGGAGCGCCTGATTAGTGCTGGTGGGGAGCATTGTTTCCAATATGAAAAATCGGGTCAGGTAGTCGTTTTTCAGGTTGTATTTGAATTGGATTAATTTGAATCTGGCTTTCGCAATGTAATAGGTGAAAAAAGGCGCGGTAAAAATGCAGAAAATCAGTATGGAGAAGATATGTCGTTCTTTCGCCCCCGTTAGCTCCTGCTCGACAAATAAGTCGGCGAGACCAAAGTACCCATTGGTGAGGTATTCAATAATGAATGAAAAAAGCAGGCATGGGAGTGTGACCAGGAAACCTCTCAGCGCAATGTGAAAGTACAGGGTCTGCCCTTCGTATTTGGAGGTCAGGGTTTTGTCGTAAAAATTATATCTGCAATAGATGAAACCGCAGATCAGGATAGGCAGTACAAGAAGGAAACCCATTGTTGTCCTTAACTGGATTTTGATATTACTTTTTTCGCTTCTTCACACGCATTTAAAAAATTGGCGTCATGGAGAATCGTTGAGGGGGGAATAGAGACGCCTCCTTTCGTGGTAACACGAACTTCACCCTCCATACGATTGATGCGCTCGGCGATAGCCAGCAGTTCCTTCGATGGGGGCGATACGCGATCCAGAAAAGATATCCAAAACCCTTTTTTCCTCATTATGTTTCTCCCTGATCCTTTGGGTGAGGTTCTTCCCAAAGGATAGCAGCAATCCTGAACTGGCCTAATGATTTTGGACACTTCAATCGGGCGCTATGATGGCGCCCAAATCTGAGGTGTTTGGATATGCGTAAATCTTATTCCAGTGAGTTCAAGCTCAAGGCTGCCAGCATGGTGCTGGACGAAGGCCAGTCAGTTCCAGAAGTCTGTGCCAGTCTGGATATTGGCCCTACTGCCTTGCGCCGTTGGGTCGATCAGGTTCGCAAAGAGCGCTTGGGCTCGACCCCGGTGGGGGCCAAGGCGATTACCGCCGATCAGCGAGAGATTCAGCAGCTCAAAGCGTTGCTCAGGCAAAAAGACCTGGACATTGAAATCCTAAAAAAGGCCAGTGCTCTCCTGCTTTTGGACTCCAAAGATCATTCTCGCTGATCGATGAGCTGGACGAGCAGTACGGCGTCAACAATTGCTGTCGGGCGTTTGGAGTCAACCGCAGCAGCTTTTACGCCTGGCGTCAGCGCCAAGGCAAGGTGAAACCTGAGCGGGAGAAACTTAAAGCCGTGCTGGTCGAGCATCATAAGGAATCCAGAGCGTCCGCAGGGTCTCGCACCCTTTCCAAAGAGCTGCAGGCAAAAGGGCATCGTGTGGGGCGGCATATGGCTCGCAGTTTGATGCGCGAAGCCGGTGTTGCCAGTCATCAGCGACGGCGGCACAAGTACAAATCTTCCGGCGTAGAAGCGCTGGTGGCGCCGCATGTGCTCAAGCGCAAGTTTGATGTCACGGCGATCAACCAGGTGTGGTGTGGCGATGTGACGTACATAAAGGTCGGCAAGCGCTGGATGTATTTCGCGGCGGTTCTGGATCTGTTCGCTCGCCGGATCGTGGGGTGGTCGTTTTCAATGATTTCCGATGCCTCGTTGACCTGTGAGGCGCTGCGAATGGCGGTCCAATTGCGAGGCCGTCCAAAAGAGGTGCTGTTTCATTCCGATCAAGGTTGCCAATACACCAGCCATAAATTCAGGAATGAGATGCGCAAGCATGGACTCCTGCAAAGCATGAGTCGTAAAGGTGAGTGCTGGGACAACGCCCCGATGGAGCGTTTCTTTGGGAGCTTGAAGTCAGAGTGGGTGCCAGACGATGGCTACAGCTCGGAGTATGAAGCCCGAGTGGATGTGCAGCGTTATGTGATGCGATACAACAACGTCAGACTCCATAGCTACAACGACTACCGTTCGCCGGTAGCTATGGAGAAACTGGCGGCGTGAAAACCTTAACTGGTGTCCAGAATTACTTGACCAGTTCATCCACCCTCCCAGCGCTTCAAGTCGGTTGGTCATTATTCGCGATAGGGTGGCCGGCACATGGGGATTTTTCGAGGGTGTTCTCAAACGTTGGAGCGTGCATTGAGGGAGACACGTGTTCAGGCGACCAAAGCGCACAAGGAACGGGCGGATGTGATGGTGGCGCTTGAATACGGGATCAGCGTGCCATCGGGCAAGGGAGCACTTGTCTGGTAAATAAGCGGTTCACAGGCCCATTCGTGGGAATGGACCCGTTTCGCTCGGCTTCAACCCTGCTTTGTGAGTACGACGGTGCCGTTGGGGGTGTAGGTCAATGGCGTGTCGACGACCGGGGTGTCCGGTGTGACGCCAATCGATGGCTCTGTTTCTGTTGGGCGACTTGGGTGGTAAATGACCCCAGGCTCCAGCGGTTTGTCCGGGTATTTGATGGTGATTTCGCCCGACGCGACCTTCTCTTTGAATTTGGCCGCGGCCTCCTTGCTGGCTGCGATCTGCTCAGGGGTGAGCTTGACGGGTGTCATGTCTTTCAGTGACGGCAATCCGTTGAGTTCCATGTTCTCTCCGTGAAATTTTTTGGTCAGGAACAAGGGCAACGGCGTGTGGAAGAAAATCTTTAGCGTTTCAGACGAGTGGGTTTCGTTGGC from the Pseudomonas sp. N3-W genome contains:
- a CDS encoding site-specific integrase, with amino-acid sequence MIALGWYTGARIEELCRLTTDSVITVDGVQCFDFPKSKSKASKRVVPIHPSLLAAVDRLRKDSTDTFLIPAESADKYGKRSHAISKAFGRLRTAAGFSRLHVFHSFRHTVVTELIRADVPDALAKELVGHETGSVTHDVYSKGASTKQKFDAISKLPTIATGLKL
- a CDS encoding DUF6538 domain-containing protein, coding for MADNLIQKKGESTWYVRLAVPSDVRAAMGGRTVLIRSLQTGLRSEAMERRLAILAEWKAAIAQARGKRAERGDAWKDPVASAANELARKVRELKIEVVLGEEGQISAVPFPIESSVIPYNRIPELDSRRDEAGEVFNKTGIDGQIAKIGFAKEIASAIMVRRFGKMHDLSPTEQVEARLILNDPKAHKPRSPITTGRLKTYREFRESRGGAPKHVDQQVGKMERLSAFLKREELPLNFDTVDKWLNSLDRSPATLSQYLMAGTAFWKWATKYDAEWREEYKDKVNPFLGHDIPQGGVRRQRVRIGKSTRRLTHSSCNVQRWIMMISRLQI
- a CDS encoding AAA family ATPase, with the protein product MRWLSSLAIRLGPIAFVVMTLVVVAQFWMQHHPNSTDIGQYGQDVADFLHAHAWTLLAFAGVFWLVTFAGLFHEQERRKSPNVSKGNRIMDALDRLTNRQSLEQKLAREPESVVIDSEKLAAALKSKVIGQDAVCDDMAAQIRRRLALKQRNKPVGVFILAGPPGTGKTYLAKCLATELQRNLLHFDMTQFSSGAHAATQLFGASKGYVGSNTYGKLTAALRDTPDAVVLLDEIEKAHPDIHKNFLTAWNDGFVTEASDGRQISTANAIFIMTTNAATDALQSLGVTFANDADELRRASTNALREVGFAPEVLNRIDRIFVFRSLCGLDVARVTALAIEAMIQSYGLEVAAGGIDSDILVDMMRRQQRLGSGASSRDLLRAVEESIADTLIDAREQGHTKVVLLSVDGYVIAKPEL
- a CDS encoding IS3 family transposase, with translation MRKSYSSEFKLKAASMVLDEGQSVPEVCASLDIGPTALRRWVDQVRKERLGSTPVGAKAITADQREIQQLKALLRQKDLDIEILKKASALLLLDSKDHSR
- a CDS encoding IS3 family transposase, which codes for MDEQYGVNNCCRAFGVNRSSFYAWRQRQGKVKPEREKLKAVLVEHHKESRASAGSRTLSKELQAKGHRVGRHMARSLMREAGVASHQRRRHKYKSSGVEALVAPHVLKRKFDVTAINQVWCGDVTYIKVGKRWMYFAAVLDLFARRIVGWSFSMISDASLTCEALRMAVQLRGRPKEVLFHSDQGCQYTSHKFRNEMRKHGLLQSMSRKGECWDNAPMERFFGSLKSEWVPDDGYSSEYEARVDVQRYVMRYNNVRLHSYNDYRSPVAMEKLAA